A DNA window from Plasmodium brasilianum strain Bolivian I chromosome 12, whole genome shotgun sequence contains the following coding sequences:
- a CDS encoding hypothetical protein (conserved Plasmodium protein): MELNWKENFDDIEITIKKAKNYENVFSSFIHNEDFLSKGDCPLEIDRAQNILITEVYIKVADKNYAINIDLYDKISINKEDIKIRKNKEIIILHLKKREKKLWGHLYFFSMFVSYKNKKYPNLLKCTKEEKNKIIIQEQKFKNIISNRRMKSLDHLKKMLKRDKTSKEDFSKKLEEDAQRIQSEIEQIKNEQLRIQKESVKKRVIDSIYEEKGTGEETQVAQVVEVIEENKCKDGKTGEVPKIGGSKNDKGIDKEEKIRNNESNQSCSYERCLEDEEESNKNSMPMLNTLENSTKKNIPILRGTITQNKVIELKFTQLKRNELPARESRNLKKTLSNYSSTKNFFLIILIEKAKKLFFKNSDFTSCLETLKSITSHISTGNELIREEHIKVLSNLSLLYLLTNNLDDSIQQCDKCLDLIKDEIKSYRIEDVQIEKNKFKEKTLFKTLNSLEDIKSTNYVQYMYIIYTIVTVRKIYAMIKKRYNIENIEKCSMSIEEACNFLPSCFYENIKKDISNLRLFSAMETEFLACCSGRKEIKENLRRLNNLIEQEDLSHEVCLSFYVSMKRSLYLKNLNFFYANIINVLLCIFNLIDKQHKTYCFLNKIEYFGLTNFLLNIYELILLLKNNSTFLEKIIEIENLSDCMESSLIQQEIKDVLASHLRKSYDSEFEFVVNNNLSLKKIICILRSGKNIEANVEKEVKNNESEINIPSSYVLFENIPYILKKSNKIAKDITCSNFSENEIKITLFSNMDYYTNIEENCQLLKIELTMKIIKSMCYTLNLMQKIYKENMTEKIVLRNMIYTLLIDVSYCISNLNNLSSKIENIISLLFLYFCFSFIYNFASNEFIIDTHFKKSDETKHLNLLVLKDMEKEKRISKDFIKNILEKSFLHNFFADYKKYMDLKKKEKGLEGGGSQNNEHNKMIQRICYLIKKIKKKNKDSSNVSCINSSSVRGINRNNSISRHNLEIALIHNKYGEEIYYFLSFLNKENYYITSIQYSIILLNHTYKPTKFSNYNLSYVHAVKQLFTLSFFVKNKINTTQCLKKRLGNTSNKNGLQKILSYFTDASSIKFKNTKRYMFLKSCEDRNAENDLVAYVQAVIKKYKKVKILKNIDFCLVRLHAEQNVVTNAKNTIIKYLENLSTDFHILNRVLQFSIYDMFSNSLFCKKANDIGDISCNTFSAFIEKISHNKIKYKNVVNCYFKKFLRFKILTLNSKYDLCG, translated from the exons ATGGAGCTAAATTGGAAGGAAAACTTTGACGATATTGAaataactataaaaaaagcaaaaaactatgaaaatgtattttcttcCTTCATTCATAACGAAGACTTTCTTTCTAAGGGCGACTGCCCTTTAGAAATAGACAGAGCACAGAACATTTTAATAACAGAAGTGTACATAAAAGTAGCTGACAAAAATTATGCCATAAACATAGacttatatgataaaattagCATTAATAAAGAGGATATAAAAATtcgaaaaaacaaagaaattataattttacatttaaaaaaaagagaaaagaaattatggggacatttatactttttctcTATGTTTGTAagttacaaaaataaaaaatatccgaatttattaaaatgcacaaaagaagaaaaaaataaaataattattcaagaacaaaaattcaaaaatataatcagTAATAGAAGAATGAAAAGTCTAGATCACTTGAAAAAAATGCTTAAGAGAGACAAAACATCTAAGGAAGATTTCTCGAAAAAATTGGAAGAGGATGCCCAAAGAATTCAGAGCGAAATAGAACAAATCAAAAATGAGCAACTCAGAATTCAAAAGGAAAGCGTAAAAAAGAGGGTCATTGATTCCATATATGAAGAGAAAGGAACGGGTGAAGAGACACAAGTTGCACAAGTGGTAGAAGTGATAGAGGAGAACAAATGCAAAGATGGAAAAACGGGAGAAGTTCCTAAAATTGGTGGCAGTAAAAATGATAAGGGTATTGATAAGGAAGAAAAGATTAGAAACAATGAAAGCAACCAAAGCTGCAGTTACGAAAGGTGTTTAGAAGATGAGGAGGAATCTAATAAGAACAGTATGCCAATGCTAAATACTCTTGAAAATtctactaaaaaaaatatacctaTATTACGAGGGACGATTACTCAAAATAAAGTCATAGAATTGAAATTTACTCAactaaaaagaaatgaacTTCCTGCAAGAGAATCGagaaatttgaaaaaaacacTATCAAATTACTCGTcaacaaaaaatttctttttaattatcttAATAGAAAAAGCAAAGAAgctcttttttaaaaattcagaTTTTACTAGTTGTTTAGAAACGTTAAAATCAATTACTTCTCATATTTCAACAG GTAATGAGTTAATCAGAGAAGAGCATATAAAGGTTTTAAGTAATTTGTCCTTATTGTATTTACTGACAAATAACTTAGATGACTCTATTCAGCAATGTGATAAATGTTTAGATTTAATAAAGGacgaaataaaaagttatagAATTGAAGATGTGcagatagaaaaaaataaatttaaggaaaaaacactttttaaaacattaaacTCGTTAGAAGATATAAAATCGACAAACTATGTtcaatatatgtacattatatACACAATTGTCACtgtaagaaaaatatacgCTATGATTAAGAAGAGATATAACATTGAAAACATTGAAAAGTGCTCCATGTCTATAGAGGAAGCATGTAATTTTCTTCCTTCATgcttttatgaaaatattaaaaaagatattagCAATTTGAGACTTTTTTCTGCAATGGAAACCGAATTCCTTGCTTGTTGTTCAG gaagaaaagaaataaaggaaaacCTACGCAGGTTAAATAATCTGATCGAGCAAGAAGATTTGTCGCATGAAGTATGTCTAAGTTTCTATGTCTCTATGAAAAGATCcctttacttaaaaaatttaaatttcttCTACGcgaatattataaatgtgtTATTATGCATTTTTAACCTCATAGATAAACAACATAAAAcatattgttttttaaacaaaatcgAATATTTTGGCTTgacaaattttttacttaatatatatgaacttattttattactcaaaaataatagtacatTTTTAGAGAAAATAATcgaaatagaaaatttaagCGATTGCATGGAAAGTTCATTAATTCAGCAGGAAATTAAAGATGTTTTGGCTAGTCATTTGAGAAAAAGTTATGACAGCGAATTTGAATTTGTTGTAAATAATAACCtctctttaaaaaaaataatttgcatACTACGGAgtggaaaaaatattgaagcaaatgtagaaaaagaagtaaagaaTAATGAGAGTGAAATTAACATACCCTCCTCTTATGTTCTTTTTGAAAACATTCCTTACatattaaagaaaagtaataaaattgCAAAAGATATTACTTGTTCTAATTTCTcagaaaatgaaataaagataacacttttttcaaatatggattattatacaaatatagaGGAAAACTGCCAACTgttaaaaatagaattaacaatgaaaattataaaatccATGTGCTACACTTTGAATCTAatgcaaaaaatttataaagaaaatatgacAGAAAAAATTGTTCTCAGAAACATgatatatactttattaaTTGATGTTTCCTATTGTATTAGCAATTTAAACAATTTATCttcaaaaattgaaaatataattagtcttctctttttatatttttgcttttctttcatttataattttgcgtctaatgaatttattattgatacccattttaaaaaatctgACGAAAcaaaacatttaaatttgctagttttaaaagatatggaaaaagaaaaaagaatttctaaagattttataaaaaatattttagaaaagTCGTTTCTACACAACTTTTTTGCAGACTACAAAAAGTATAtggatttaaaaaaaaaggaaaaaggctTAGAAGGGGGAGGCTCGCAAAATAACGAGCATAACAAAATGATACAGAGaatatgttatttaataaaaaaaattaaaaagaaaaacaaagatAGCAGTAACGTTAGCTGCATAAACAGCAGCAGCGTTAGGGGCATAAACAGAAACAATAGCATTAGCAGGCATAATCTAGAAATTGCgctaatacataataaatatggaGAGGAAATTTACTATTTCTTGTCATTtctaaataaagaaaattactATATAACGTCAATTCaatatagtattattttgCTAAATCATACCTATAAACCTACGAAATTTTCTAACTATAATTTAAGTTATGTACATGCAGTAAAACAACTTTTTACCCTGTCCTTTTttgtgaaaaataaaataaatacaaccCAGTGTTTAAAAAAACGTTTAGGGAACACAAGTAATAAGAACGGTTTACAGAAAATTTTGTCTTATTTTACCGATGCTTCTTCTATCAAGTTTAAGAATACGAAAagatatatgtttttaaaatcatGCGAAGATAGAAATGCGGAAAATGACCTAGTTGCTTACGTACAGGCtgtcataaaaaaatataaaaaagttaaaatacttaaaaatatagatttCTGTTTAGTTCGTCTTCACGCGGAACAAAACGTCGTAACAAATGCCAAAAACACG attataaaatatttggaGAACCTTTCAACcgattttcatattttgaaCCGTGTTCTACAGTTCAGTATATATGATATGTTTTCTAATTCTCTCTTTTGTAAAAAAGCGAATG ATATTGGGGACATCAGTTGTAACACATTTTCAgcatttatagaaaaaatatctcataataaaataaaatataaaaatgttgtaaattgttatttcaaaaaattcttGAGATTTAAAATTCTCACATTAAATAGCAAATATGATCTTTGTGGATGA
- a CDS encoding DEAD/DEAH box helicase: MKSRINNKVKENSYQEYSRKHDRYNIEDAVKFIKNNLFFKKFKNIHNVGQYARFNICPPNNISRKDNEIERKILTVLKKEKKYLKKYSKKYNLMESTIENKERNVKEREERGLMYVYNICEHILNGRDSTLGTGIYTSINKNSNDSSNSKRIFINEINELLTEIVHITLTKDNLESSLLDLLNENYVDFIINIIKNKEQIKRDIKLLSRYVDIKENTVGANFFITNKTSKKMNNKSVLLSNRENIEKIIDFFIYCVKENSFEHFKKIYIPNEDNKLEEINVPKNTYYSYEDNVTKVKINRLENFHFDKNELVPVRVLPFWYKYIFEFEYFNYIQSKVFKSAFHTNKNLLVAAPTGCGKTNIALLVILQQIMLFCEQNNINLNSLVKSYLGTHGINYEQEEKTKNINSNHLKDGEANSQRSDIEEVVKRDLKKEYEKNDHTEGDQDDDKNTLDVYDNLSDKKRKSSDDNVSSYSYDNNSVFSNAARREEVDINSKEFKIIYIAPMKSLVFEITNIFQKKLKIFNLKVCEYTKEHSLTSKELEHVHIIVTVPEKLDILLRNSNYSTTVSDESLIKCIKCLILDEVHLLNTDRGDVIETIVARFFRYSETSQSVRRIVAMSATLPNYKDVSDFLKVENDMCFYFSEKYRSIQLDKTLYGIHEKNNHKLYLAKNMYTYNEIINSLKKDKQCIIFVCSRNETNKTIEFLIDHALKNDEINYFTNNLYMDYNINKRIKKSNNVYIKQFFEYGCTIHHAGMARSDKILVEDLFRKKAFNVLCCTSTLAWGVNLPVHTVIIKGTNYFSSESGKVEDLDILNINQIFGRCGRPQYESHGHAILITERTKLYKYIKLLTNNTIIESNFLKNIENHLNAEISIGTTKNVEDAIKWLEYTYLFVRMKKNPFLYDSDLTNDINLYNKRKEIILKAIHNLSENKLVRRILLTNDFVGTFYGQIAAKYYVDYKTIGIFASNIDNGNYIEILDVISKAKEFENIQIRNEDMKDFLYLKQKCDIKEEYDESKAMTLRILIEAYLRRLQINNFSIICEINYTVQNIIRILYAYYEICLNILKNISNLIMNTHNLILAILRRLPINAGIFRHFCYKNELTDKKNIFVSNNRKGKNFKDQADITQNKIDDKSAHVNLVDLHQEDEYHNDNVRSRRNQNYTVYLKEAIVNILEKKNLTYESIENLNKSELLFFLRNEVYTNQILYYKNIIPNLHIEGYIQPITQTIMKINLNVHLKNTIWSDQWNDTKENFHLFLLNTLNNDILYFQNFAIHKKDRKKIHDISFEFPLSNQMPPQITAQFMSMNWHNLSFVHIFNTNNLFINQKINIFSEILPIVPLSTQVLKVQNYIKFFSFKYFNPIQTQMFHAAFHTDENLLLGAPTGSGKTVIGELCILRNMLTHENEKSVYICPMKAIVNERYKSWKSKFKVLFNKNVIELTGEKNENKESITDSNIIICTPEKLDVISRNWKNKKFVKSINLIIFDEIHLLGQENRGGVIEILVNRFKNMQDELNKKIRLVGLTTVITSVDDLILWLDVKENYLFNFPSSCRIVPCKTHILGFTQKAYCARMSVMNKHVFDAIHQYAQQKNVLIFVSSRRQTRLTAFDIISLNLSSHNLNFLHPQNLLNDKNYIQVLLNKRKGKEEKHKNNTNGNNMLIKCSNIINYAKRSSNNRINHKETEESKHINGMGFFSFNYKDTDIFDYNSLLNKNLLEHEKEEVGNLLFQNYLNIIENEHLKELLKYGIGIHHAGLNESDKNIVEYFFLNKIIQILICTSTLAWGINLPAYLVIIKGNEFYDAKTKKYKDISYTDLLQMIGRAGRPQFDDKALAILLVQEKRKNAIKNFLYHPMNIESNIMENINEHINAEICSDVIKNKEDIFNYITKSYYFKRLFSNPSYYLKDVQYVQLFENNKLTPQAKKTIYDHLNNIIDNTVKFLVQNKCIEAINEDYNYKYYSTPLGRIASIYYIKCETVSFFYNSIEKDTQLTDSDEIKVHDVIDDIEGSNISKEASTNSNNTDEIKMTHVWEEKKMPQEFEKIEEQYQKEPDEKEQKNDHYSDVEDHSANDESNKVKKYSKPPHEKLDFYGLFKLIAQAKEFDDIPLRHNEDKYNVKLRNQIPLDINMNMPNIKTYLLLLSRLYECTYETVDYHIDLKLVLDQIARVINGFIDVCLLFHTYRYIKNLILIFQCINQKITPQKNSLYIIKDINDYQIAKLRDLHIGDIKELIKFDRSFLYSLNLFDTSQLDYILQIPVLSSNVKLYHKNVSSTDKREEIEEGGETGVTGKEAQTGEKEDMEENEKEKKKNKKKNNNNNFSNISCVKHLKNENKYSFKMKYHEPNEIVIKIFFTVLNKKAKDINSTSSPAANVQWYAILHDSKEDESISIKRFNNISLKKVSTISFILEDVERGNYNFTIYVHNDTYYGIDHESFVLNNIIAEFGVS; the protein is encoded by the exons ATGAAAtcaagaataaataataaggtGAAGGAAAATTCATACCAAGAATATTCTAGAAAACATGATAGGTACAATATTGAGGATGCAgtgaaatttataaaaaataatttatttttcaaaaaattcaaaaacaTCCACAATGTAGGTCAATATGCAAGATTCAATATATGCCCCCCAAACAACATCAGCCGCAAGGATAATGAAATCGAACGAAAGATACTTACAGTactgaaaaaggaaaaaaagtatttgaaaaaatattcaaaaaaatataacctCATGGAAAGTACAATAGAAAATAAGGAAAGAAATGTAAAGGAAAGAGAGGAAAGAGgacttatgtatgtatataacatatgCGAACATATTTTAAACGGTCGAGATAGTACCCTTGGTACAGGGATATACACaagcataaataaaaatagcaatgatagtagtaatagtaaaaggatatttataaatgaaattaatgaGTTACTTACCGAAATTGTGCATATCACATTAACAAAGGATAATCTAGAAAGTAGCTTACTagatttattaaatgaaaactACGTAGatttcataataaatattattaaaaataaagaacagATAAAGAGAGATATAAAATTACTGAGTAGGTATGTAgatataaaggaaaatactGTAGGTGCAAACTTTTTTATAACGAATAAAacatcaaaaaaaatgaataataagaGTGTACTACTAAGTAATAGggaaaatattgaaaagaTAATagatttctttatatattgtgTAAAGGAAAATTCTTTTGagcattttaaaaaaatatatatacctaacGAAGATAATAAGTTAGAAGAAATTAACGTACCAAAAAATACCTATTATTCCTATGAAGATAATGTTACAAAAGTCAAAATTAATAGATtagaaaattttcattttgataaaaatgagTTAGTACCTGTACGTGTCTTACCTTTCTggtataaatacatattcgAATTTGAATActttaattatattcaaTCGAAGGTCTTTAAATCAGCATttcatacaaataaaaatttattagtaGCAGCCCCAACCGGCTGTGGTAAAACGAATATAGCTTTATTAGTTATATTACAACAAATTATGTTATTCTGCGAacagaataatattaatttgaaCAGCCTTGTTAAATCATATTTAGGAACACACGGTATTAACTATGAACaagaggaaaaaacaaaaaatataaatagcaACCATCTAAAGGACGGCGAAGCAAATAGTCAAAGGAGTGATATTGAAGAAGTCGTAAAAAGGGACTTGAAGAAAgaatacgaaaaaaatgaTCACACTGAAGGAGATCAGGATGATGATAAGAATACACTTGATGTATATGATAATTTGAGcgataaaaagagaaagtcCTCAGATGATAATGTTTCTTCCTACAGCTATGACAATAATAGTGTGTTCTCAAATGCAGCAAGAAGGGAAGAAGTGGATATAAATTCaaaagaatttaaaattatttatattgcaCCAATGAAGTCGTTAGTATTcgaaataacaaatatatttcaaaaaaaattaaaaatatttaacttaAAAGTATGTGAATATACCAAAGAACACAGTTTAACATCGAAAGAATTggaacatgtacatataattgtCACTGTCCCAGAAAAGTTGGATATACTACTAAGAAATAGTAATTACTCAACTACTGTATCTGATGAATCGTTAATTAAGTGTATCAAATGCTTAATACTTGATGAagttcatttattaaatactGATAGAGGAGATGTAATAGAAACAATAGTTGCAAGATTTTTTAGATACTCAGAAACTTCTCAATCGGTTCGAAGAATAGTTGCTATGTCTGCTACTTTACCAAATTACAAAGATGTTagtgattttttaaaagttgaAAATGACATGTGTTTTTACTTTAGTGAAAAGTATCGTTCTATACAACTAGATAAAACTTTATATGGGATACATGAAAAGAATAATCATAAATTGTACTTagcaaaaaatatgtatacatataatgaaataattaatagtcttaaaaaagataaacagTGCATAATTTTTGTGTGCTCAAgaaatgaaacaaataaaacGATTGAATTCTTAATTGACCATGCCTTAAAGaatgatgaaataaattactttacaaataatttatacatggactataatataaacaaaagaattaaaaagtCAAACAATGTCTATATTAAACAGTTCTTTGAATATGGTTGTACTATACATCATGCTGGTATGGCAAGGTCAGATAAAATACTAGTAGAAGATTTGTTTAGAAAAAAAGCCTTCAATGTTCTATGTTGTACATCTACTCTTGCATGGGGTGTTAATTTACCTGTACACACAGTTATTATCAAAGGAACGAATTATTTCTCCTCAGAAAGTGGAAAAGTAGAAGATTTAGATATTCTAAATATAAATCAAATATTTGGTAGATGTGGTAGACCACAATATGAAAGTCATGGTCATGCTATTCTAATAACAGAAAGAacgaaattatataaatatataaaattattaacaaacaATACTATTATAGAAtcaaactttttaaaaaatatagaaaatcaCTTAAATGCAGAAATAAGCATAGGTACAACCAAAAATGTAGAAGATGCAATTAAATGGCTAGAATATACATACCTATTTGTacgtatgaaaaaaaatcctTTTCTATATGATTCCGATTTGACAAATGATatcaatttatataataaaagaaaagaaataatctTAAAGGCAATTCATAACTTAAGTGAAAATAAACTAGTTAGAAGAATTCTTTTAACCAATGATTTTGTAGGAACTTTCTATGGACAAATAGCAGCAAAATATTATGTTGATTATAAAACCATAGGAATATTTGCATCAAATATAGATAATGGtaattatatagaaattCTTGATGTTATAAGCAAAGCAAAAGAATTTGAAAACATACAAATAAGAAATGAAGACATGAAagattttctttatttaaaacaaaaatgcgATATTAAAGAAGAGTATGACGAATCAAAAGCCATGACTTTACGTATATTAATAGAAGCATACTTAAGAAgattacaaataaataatttttccataatatgtgaaattaattatacggtacaaaatattataagaatattatatgcatattatgaAATATGCTTAAATAtcttgaaaaatatatctaacCTAATTATGAACACCCATAATCTCATTTTAGCAATTTTAAGAAGACTTCCAATTAATGCAGGCATATTTAGGCATTTctgttataaaaatgaattaactgacaagaaaaatatatttgtttcaaataatcgaaaggggaaaaattttaaagatcAAGCAGATATTACACAGAACAAAATTGATGATAAGAGCGCACACGTAAACTTAGTTGATCTGCATCAAGAAGATGAATATCACAACGACAATGTCCGAAGTAGAAGAAACCAAAATTACACAGTGTACCTAAAAGAAGCgatagtaaatatattagaaaaaaaaaatcttacATATGAATCTATAGAAAATCTAAATAAAAGCgaattattattctttctAAGGAATGAAGTATATACTaatcaaattttatattataaaaacataataccCAACTTACACATTGAAGGGTACATTCAACCAATAACACAAacaattatgaaaattaatttaaatgttCACCTAAAAAATACTATCTGGTCGGATCAATGGAATGATACAAAAGAAAACTTTCATCTCTTTTTATTGAATACATTAAAcaatgatatattatattttcaaaattttgcaattcataaaaaagataGAAAGAAAATACATGATATATCTTTTGAATTCCCATTATCGAATCAAATGCCTCCACAAATAACAGCTCAATTCATGTCAATGAATTGGCATAACTTATCTTTTGTTCacatttttaatacaaataatttatttattaatcaaaaaataaacatcTTTTCTGAAATTTTACCCATTGTTCCCCTGTCAACGCAAGTCTTGAAAGTACAGAATTACATcaaattcttttcttttaaatattttaatccTATACAAACCCAAATGTTTCATGCAGCTTTTCACACAGACGAGAATCTTTTACTCGGGGCACCCACAG GAAGCGGGAAAACGGTAATTGGGGAACTGTGCATATTGAGGAATATGCTAACtcatgaaaatgaaaaatctGTTTATATATGCCCTATGAAAGCTATAGTAAATGAAAGATACAAAAGCTGGAAAAGCAAATTTAAGGTTctgtttaataaaaatgttattgaACTAACcggagaaaaaaatgaaaataaagagaGTATAACAGATAGTAATATCATAATATGTACTCCTGAAAAGTTGGATGTTATATCCAGaaattggaaaaataaaaaattcgtAAAAAGCATTAATTTGATAATATTTGAtgaaatacatttattaggTCAAGAAAACAGGGGAGGAGTAATTGAAATTTTGGTAAATcgatttaaaaatatgcaagatgaattaaacaaaaaaattaggCTGGTTGGATTAACAACCGTTATAACAAGTGTTGATGATCTAATTTTATGGTTAGATGTTAAAgaaaattatctttttaatttcccTTCCTCGTGTCGTATAGTACCTTGTAAAACACATATCTTGGGATTTACACAAAAAGCATATTGTGCTAGAATGTCTGTAATGAATAAACATGTTTTTGATGCTATTCATCAGTATGcacaacaaaaaaatgttttaatttttgtctCCTCAAGAAGACAAACAAGACTAACGGCCTTTGATATAATTTCCCTTAACTTAAGTTCccataatttaaattttctacacccacaaaatttattaaatgataaGAATTATATTCAGGTTTTActaaacaaaagaaaaggaaaagaggaaaaacATAAGAACAACACAAATGGAAATAATATGTTAATCAAATGTAGCAATATCATAAATTATGCAAAACGTTCAAGTAATAATAGGATAAATCATAAAGAAACAGAGGAGTCCAAACATATTAATGGAATGGggtttttttcctttaattaCAAAGATACAGATATATTTGATTATAATTCATTGCTAAATAAAAACTTGTTGGAACATGAAAAGGAGGAAGTTGgaaatttactttttcagaattatttaaatataatagagAATGAACATTTAAAAGAACTTTTAAAATACGGAATAGGAATTCATCATGCAGGACTAAATGAAAGTGACAAAAACATTGtcgaatatttttttctcaataaaattatacaaatactAATATGTACATCTACTTTAGCCTGGGGTATTAATCTACCTGCATATTTAGTTATTATAAAAGGGAATGAATTTTATGATgccaaaacaaaaaaatataaagacaTATCATACACAGATTTATTGCAAATGATTGGAAGAGCTGGTAGACCACAATTTGATGATAAAGCATTAGCTATTTTATTAGttcaagaaaaaagaaaaaatgcaataaaaaattttttgtatcaTCCTATGAATATAGAATCAAATATcatggaaaatataaatgaacatataaatgCTGAAATCTGTTCTgatgtaattaaaaataaagaagatatttttaattatattactaaatcttattattttaaaagattatTTTCTAATCCTTCGTATTATTTAAAGGATGTACAATATGTTCAGCtctttgaaaataataaattaactCCTCAAGCAAAAAAGACAATATATGACCACTTAAATAACATTATAGATAATACTGTCAAATTTTtagtacaaaataaatgcatagaAGCAATAAATGAGGAttataattacaaatattattctaCTCCCCTAGGGCGCATAGCTTCCATCTATTATATCAAATGTGAAACAGTCTCTTTCTTTTACAATTCGATAGAAAAAGATACACAGCTTACAGATTCAGACGAAATCAAAGTACATGATGTAATAGATGATATCGAGGGGTCTAATATCTCTAAGGAAGCGTCTacaaatagtaataacaccgacgaaataaaaatgacACATGTatgggaagaaaaaaaaatgcctCAAGAGTTTGAAAAAATAGAGGAGCAATATCAAAAGGAACCGGATGAAAAGGAACAAAAGAATGATCACTATTCGGATGTAGAAGATCACTCAGCGAATGATGAAAGTAATAAGGTTAAGAAATATAGCAAGCCCCCTCATGAGAAGCTCGATTTTTACGGTTTATTCAAACTAATTGCACAGGCAAAGGAATTTGATGACATTCCCTTAAGGCATAAtgaagataaatataatgtaaaacTACGCAATCAAATTCCAttagatataaatatgaatatgcCTAATATCAAAACATATCTCTTATTACTTTCTCGTTTATATGAATGTACTTACGAAACAGTTGATTATCATATAGATTTAAAATTAGTACTTGACCAGATCGCTAGGGTTATAAATGGATTCATTGatgtttgtttattatttcacacttataggtatataaaaaatttaattttaatttttcaatgtataaatcaaaaaattactcctcaaaaaaattccttatatattattaaggaCATAAATGACTATCAGATAGCTAAATTAAGGGATTTACATATAGGAGATATTAAAGAGCTGATAAAATTTGATAGATCTTTTTTATACTCACTAAACTTATTTGATACTAGTCAACTAGATTACATTCTGCAAATACCTGTCTTAAGTAgtaatgtaaaattatatcataaaaatgtGAGTAGTACTGACAAAAGGGAGGAAATAGAAGAAGGAGGAGAAACAGGAGTAACAGGAAAAGAAGCACAAACGggagaaaaagaagatatggaagaaaacgaaaaggagaaaaaaaaaaataaaaaaaaaaataataataataatttctcAAATATATCATGTGTCAAACAtctgaaaaatgaaaataagtattcctttaaaatgaaatatcaTGAGCCGAACGAAATAgttatcaaaatattttttactgtttTGAATAAAAAGGCTAAAGATATCAACTCAACCTCTTCTCCAGCAGCAAATGTTCAATg GTATGCCATTCTTCATGATTCCAAGGAAGATGAATCAATTTCTATCAAaagatttaataatatttctttaaaaaaagtgtCCACTATTTCATTCAT CTTAGAAGACGTTGAAAGGGGAAATTACAATTTCACCATTTATGTTCACAACGATACCTATTATGGAATTGATCACGAg AGCTTTGTGTTGAATAACATTATAGCAGAATTTGGcgtttcttaa